The Bradyrhizobium sp. CCBAU 051011 DNA segment AATACGGCGGACCGGGCTTGGCTATGCCCACGTCTCGGCGGATTTCGCCAAGCCCAGCAGGATGGGAGAGGTCCTCGACGTCGCGGTGATTGTGCGCGCGATCGGACGCACCTCGGTGAAGCTGACGGTTCACGCGTTCAAGGATGGTTCCGAGTGCGTACGCGCCACCTTCGTAACCGTGACGACGTCGCTGGTGGATCACAAATCGATTGCGTTGCCTGACGACGTGCGCCTCGCGCTGAAAAATTATCAGGCGAGTTGCGGTGGTGCGGCGAGCATTGCCTCGACAAACCTAAAGTATGGACCGAGCAGCAGCCTGCCGGCGTGACTGCCTTATAGCGTGACTGCCTTATGAAGTGGCGCGCGACGGCCTTGTGCGTATGGTAAGCTCTTTCTCGGAAGGAGCGCTCAATGCGCGTATTGGCAACGATTTTGACGATCGCCACGGCGTTGGTGGCCTTGCCCGCGCGCGCCCAGACCTATGATCCAAACTACCCAGTTTGCCTGCAAACCTACGCCATTGGCGGAGGCAGTATTGATTGCAGCTTTACTTCGCTGCCGCAATGCGCAGCGTCCGCATCGGGCCGCGCGGCGCAGTGCCTGAACAATCCATATTTCGCGCAGGGTGACAGGAAACTGCCTCGGCATCGTGGCGTTTACTAGAGGCGGCTGCATCGGCTTGCTTCGGAGGTGCCAATTTTGCCCACGCCATCGCTTCTACGTATAATCCGGCCAAACCACCCATTCCGTGAGGTCATGTGACTGCCCCCAATCCCGCTGCCGGCAAGCCGGTCGATCCCGCTTCCCTCGTCAACGTGCCGCAATTGGTAACGGCCTATTTCGCGTCGAAGCCGGATCCCTCCGATCCCACCCAGCGCGTTGCGTTTGGAACTTCGGGCCATCGCGGGACGTCGCTGAAGAACTCGTTCAATGAAAACCACATCCTGGCGACGACCCAGGCGATCTGCGATCATCGCCGCGAGACGGGGCTCACCGGTCCGATGTTCATCGGCATCGATACCCATGCGCTGGCGGAGCCGGCGCTCGCAAGCGCGGTGGAGGTGTTTGCCGCCAACGGCGTCGAGATCATGGTCGATGAGGGGGGCGGCTACACGCCGACGCCGGTGATCTCGCATGCGATCCTGAGCTACAACAAGGGCCGAACGAGCGGGCTTGCCGACGGCGTAGTTATCTCGCCGTCGCATAATCCGCCTGAAGATGGCGGGTATAAATACAACCCGCCGCATGGCGGTCCGGCCGATACCGACGTGACGGCCAAGGTCGAAAAGGCCGCCAACGCCTACATGGAGGCCGGCATGAAGGGCGTCGCGCGGATGCCGTATGCGCGCGCCCGCAACGCGCCCACGACGCATCTGCACGACTACATCCGTCCCTATGTTGCCGATCTCGGCAATGCCGTGGACATGGCGCTGATCAAATCATCCGGCGTGAAAATCGGGGTCGATCCATTGGGCGGCGCCGCCGTGCATTACTGGCAGCCGCTGATCGAGCACTACGGAATCAACGCGACGGTCGTGAACGACGCCGTCGACCCGACTTTCCGTTTCATGACCGCGGACTGGGACGGAAAAATCCGGATGGATTGTTCCTCGCCGTTCGCGATGGCGAGCCTGATCCAGATGCGCGACAGGTTCGACGTTGCCTTCGCCAACGATACCGACGCCGACCGGCACGGCATCGTCACGCGCACAGGCGGCCTGATGAACCCGAACCATTTTCTTGCGGCAGCGATCGCCTATCTGTTCGAGCATCGGCCGCAATGGGGCCGCGAGGCCGCGATCGGCAAGACCATCGTTTCCAGTTCGATCATCGACCGTGTTGCCAGGAAGCTCAATCGCAAGCTGGTCGAAACGCCGGTCGGTTTCAAATGGTTCGTCGAAGGCCTCGGCAGCGGCGCGTTCGGTTTCGCGGGCGAGGAAAGCGCCGGCGCATCGTTCCTCAAGCGCGACGGCTCGGTTTGGACGACCGACAAGGACGGCATCGTGATGGGGCTGCTTGCTGCCGAAATCCTCGGCCGCACCGGCCGCGACCCGAGCCAGTTGTTTGCCGGACTGACGGCCGAGCTCGGCGTTCCCTTTTACGAGCGGATCGATGTGCCGGCGACACCGAAGCAGAAGAGCGCGCTGAAGGCGCTCGGGCCGGAGCAGCTCGACATGCGCCAGCTTGCCGGTGAGCCGGTCAGCGCGATACGGACGCGCGCGCCCGGCAACGACCAATCCTTCGGCGGCATCAAGGTCGAGTCCGAAGCGGGATGGTTTGCCGCGCGGCCATCGGGGACCGAGGACGTCTACAAGATCTACGCCGAAAGCTTCCGGGACCAGAATCACTTGAAAACGATTCAGCAGGACGCGCAGCGCGCCATCGCGAAGGCTTTCTGAGTTTCGCGATGAGATGGTCCGGAGGTCGATAACGGGAAACGCCGAATTTTCGCCCAAGTGCATCAGTTCGGCACAATTTGCCCTCCAAGGGAACCAGAAACGAACTTTTTCGGTCGTGCGGATTGCGATCACGCTGAAATCACGAAGGCCCGAGCAGTGTTAGGCTCGGGAGTTAGCTGCCAGAAAGACCGTCCCGAACAGGCGGTCTGTCAGCTATCGCGAGGTACCGGGGGATGAAATGAGTGCTGAATCGGTCGTCTACTATCTAAATCGCGTGCCTGAGAGCGATCCGAATGACCAAACCGAATGGCTTGTAACGGCATTGGGCCAATATACCGGCGCGGAACTGCGCGAACTGCTCTATGTGGCGGAAGAACCTGGCTTCTTTGAACTAATGCGCGGGCTGTTTGCGCTCCCGGACGAGAGCCGTGCTGCCCTGCAGCATTTTCTCGAAACCGGTCACCCTCCCGCCATGAAGGCGGGGATCGACCCGAAGGGACGGTTGACGATCGAGCACGTCACTGACGAGCAGCGGGTGAAGCTGCTTCCTGGGATCGCGAATTAGCATCTGCATCTCCTTGAGGTTGTGCTAGGATCTCCCCAGCTTGAAACAGCC contains these protein-coding regions:
- a CDS encoding thioesterase family protein, with amino-acid sequence MARFEPLTLSELPDGIWRTRLPVRFGSCDPAGIVYTPEYLNLFNGVIEDWYGEALGLPYHELVGIRRTGLGYAHVSADFAKPSRMGEVLDVAVIVRAIGRTSVKLTVHAFKDGSECVRATFVTVTTSLVDHKSIALPDDVRLALKNYQASCGGAASIASTNLKYGPSSSLPA
- a CDS encoding DUF3551 domain-containing protein; translation: MRVLATILTIATALVALPARAQTYDPNYPVCLQTYAIGGGSIDCSFTSLPQCAASASGRAAQCLNNPYFAQGDRKLPRHRGVY
- the pgm gene encoding phosphoglucomutase (alpha-D-glucose-1,6-bisphosphate-dependent), with the protein product MTAPNPAAGKPVDPASLVNVPQLVTAYFASKPDPSDPTQRVAFGTSGHRGTSLKNSFNENHILATTQAICDHRRETGLTGPMFIGIDTHALAEPALASAVEVFAANGVEIMVDEGGGYTPTPVISHAILSYNKGRTSGLADGVVISPSHNPPEDGGYKYNPPHGGPADTDVTAKVEKAANAYMEAGMKGVARMPYARARNAPTTHLHDYIRPYVADLGNAVDMALIKSSGVKIGVDPLGGAAVHYWQPLIEHYGINATVVNDAVDPTFRFMTADWDGKIRMDCSSPFAMASLIQMRDRFDVAFANDTDADRHGIVTRTGGLMNPNHFLAAAIAYLFEHRPQWGREAAIGKTIVSSSIIDRVARKLNRKLVETPVGFKWFVEGLGSGAFGFAGEESAGASFLKRDGSVWTTDKDGIVMGLLAAEILGRTGRDPSQLFAGLTAELGVPFYERIDVPATPKQKSALKALGPEQLDMRQLAGEPVSAIRTRAPGNDQSFGGIKVESEAGWFAARPSGTEDVYKIYAESFRDQNHLKTIQQDAQRAIAKAF